A DNA window from Doryrhamphus excisus isolate RoL2022-K1 chromosome 2, RoL_Dexc_1.0, whole genome shotgun sequence contains the following coding sequences:
- the efemp2a gene encoding EGF-containing fibulin-like extracellular matrix protein 2a: MQGVCVSILCVCVLLHRATSQPPQESDTYTECTDGYHWDPHTEHCKDINECETIPDACKGEMKCFNHYGGYLCLPRSASVIPAPEPPIAPTEAFNPCPLGYEPQGDSCVDVDECERDEHDCQPSQQCINTLGAFSCQCPDGYRKVGTECIDIDECRYRYCQHRCVNVPGSFSCQCEPGFQLAGNNRSCVDVNECDMGAPCSQRCYNTYGTFLCRCDHGYELGPDGFACNDVDECSYSSYLCQHQCVNEPGKFSCVCPEGYRLQGTRLCQDVNECETGEHQCTDTQTCVNLHGRYQCVDANRCQDPYVQVSDNRCVCPATKPACRDVPFSIVHRYMSITSERSVPSDIFQIQATSVSPGAYNTFRIRSGDDNGDFYIRQINNISAMLVLARAVSGPREYTLDLEMVSVNPLLSYQGSYQSSSALRLSIYIGPYTF, encoded by the exons GAATGCACAGATGGCTACCACTGGGACCCCCACACGGAGCACTGCAAAG ATATAAACGAGTGCGAGACCATCCCGGATGCCTGCAAGGGGGAGATGAAGTGCTTCAACCATTATGGAGGCTACCTGTGTCTCCCCCGCTCCGCCTCGGTCATCCCGGCCCCCGAGCCCCCCATCGCGCCCACCGAGGCCTTCAACCCCTGTCCTCTGGGCTACGAGCCGCAGGGAGACAGCTGCGTGG ACGTGGACGAGTGCGAGCGCGACGAGCACGACTGCCAGCCCAGCCAGCAGTGCATCAACACCCTGGGGGCCTTCAGCTGCCAGTGCCCCGACGGCTACCGCAAGGTCGGCACCGAGTGCATCG ACATCGACGAGTGCAGGTACAGATACTGTCAGCATCGCTGCGTCAACGTTCCCGGTTCCTTCTCATGCCAGTGTGAGCCCGGATTCCAGCTAGCGGGAAACAACCGCTCGTGCGTGG ACGTGAACGAGTGTGACATGGGGGCTCCCTGCTCTCAGAGATGCTACAACACATACGGCACCTTCCTGTGTCGCTGCGACCACGGATACGAGCTGGGCCCGGACGGCTTTGCTTGCAACG ATGTGGACGAGTGCAGCTACTCCAGCTACCTGTGCCAGCATCAGTGCGTCAACGAGCCGGGAAAGTTCTCCTGCGTCTGCCCCGAGGGCTACCGGCTGCAAGGCACGCGACTCTGCCAGG ACGTCAATGAGTGCGAAACGGGCGAGCATCAGTGCACTGACACGCAGACCTGCGTCAATCTCCATGGCCGCTACCAGTGTGTGGACGCCAACCGCTGCCAGGACCCGTACGTGCAGGTGTCGGATAA TCGCTGCGTGTGTCCCGCCACCAAGCCCGCCTGTCGAGACGTACCTTTCTCCATCGTGCACCGCTACATGAGCATCACCTCGGAGCGCTCCGTGCCCTCCGACATCTTCCAGATCCAGGCCACCAGCGTGTCCCCGGGGGCTTACAACACCTTCAGGATCCGCTCGGGCGACGACAACGGCGACTTCTACATCAGG CAAATCAACAACATCAGCGCCATGCTGGTCCTGGCCCGTGCCGTCTCAGGACCCAGAGAGTACACGCTGGACCTGGAGATGGTGTCCGTCAACCCCCTGCTCAGCTACCAGGGCAGCTACCAGAGCAGCTCCGCCCTCAGACTCTCCATCTACATTGGGCCGTACACCTTTTAA